DNA from Roseimicrobium sp. ORNL1:
CCCGTGCAGTACGAGGGTGAAGAAGAATCCCCGAACGTCTGCTACACCGCCGAAGCGGTGAACCAGCAGGCCACTCCCGCTGTGGACTACCTCCTTGAGCAGGGAATCAAGAAATTCTACCTCCTGGGCTCCGACTACGTCTATCCCCAGACCACGAACCTCGTGCTTCTGGAGTATCTCCTGAGCAAGGGCGTGCCGCTCGAAAACATCGGTGGTGGTTATCGCAAGGACGACTCCGGCAAGATCATCTCCGCCGGCAAGTACACCCCCTTCGGTCACACCGACTACCAGCAGATCGTTGCTGAAATCAAGCAATTCTCCGCCGGTGGCAACGCCGCGGTGGTGAGCACGCTGAACGGCGACACCAACGTGCCCTTCTTCAAGGAATACGCCGCTGCCGGCCTCACTGCTGAGACCTGCCCGGTCGTGTCCTTCTCCATCTCGGAAGATGAATTCCGCGGTCTCCCCGCTGACAAGCTCGTGGGCCAGCTCGGCTGCTGGAGCTACTTCCAGTCCATCGACAGCCCTGCGAACAAGAAGTTCGTGGACGGCTTCCAGTCCTGGCTGAAGAAGTCTGATGTCACTGGCATCGTGAAGGAAGGTCGCGTGACCTGCTCCCCGATGGTGCTCTCCTATGACGGTGTGTACCTCTGGAAGGCCTGCGTGGAAAAGGCTGGCAGCTTCGATGTGGACAAGGTGCGTGAAGCTTGGAAGAGCGGCCTGAGCTTCGAAGGCCCGAACGGCAAGGTCACTTCCCAGAAGAACATGCACATGACCAAGAATGTGTACATCGGCGAGACCAAGGCGGATGGCCAGTTCAAGATCCTCAAGGACTTCAAGGAAGTGTACGGCGAGCCCTGGCTGAAGGGCAAGTTCAAATGATTTGAGGCTGCTTCGCCCCGCGAAGTGAGAGCTGGCCGGCGTGCCAGTTCCGAGTGGGGGCGGGTTCAGGAATGAGCCCGCCCCTTCAATCCCTTCAGACGTTATCGCTGACTTTTCCATCCATCTTTTCCTCTGCACGTGAAAGCTCTCTTCCGCCTGCTCTCACTCACTCTGCTCTCGGGCTTGCTGTGCTCCGCCTCGCTCTTTGCAGAGACCGCCCGGCAAACCATTGCGAACGCTGCGCTGGCAGAAGACGCTGCCAAGAAGCGCGAGATCATCACCTCGCTGATCGGGCAGGGGGATGAAATCATCAAACCATTGCTCGACGATTGGAAGGCGGACAAACTTTACATTCACACCACGGCCACGGGCGAGAAGATTGCGGTGCGCCTGCAGGACGACAAGGATGACGCAGGCACCCAGAGCGCCGTGCGCGTGGACGATGGCACATCGCTCAAGGATGCTGCCGGTCAACCGCTGCGACTCATTGCCAAGGAGCAGAAAATCGTGGAGCACGATCGTGGCCTGCGCAATGCCATGAAAGGCGTGCTGGACCTGCTGGACCT
Protein-coding regions in this window:
- the urtA gene encoding urea ABC transporter substrate-binding protein, with the protein product MKRRFFNSMMAAALVGSVALPAHAADTVKVGVLHSLSGTMAISETSLRDVLLYTFDEINAAGGVMGKKIEPVVVDGASNWPLFAEKAKQLLEQDKCAVVFGCWTSVSRKSVLPVFEKNNGLLFYPVQYEGEEESPNVCYTAEAVNQQATPAVDYLLEQGIKKFYLLGSDYVYPQTTNLVLLEYLLSKGVPLENIGGGYRKDDSGKIISAGKYTPFGHTDYQQIVAEIKQFSAGGNAAVVSTLNGDTNVPFFKEYAAAGLTAETCPVVSFSISEDEFRGLPADKLVGQLGCWSYFQSIDSPANKKFVDGFQSWLKKSDVTGIVKEGRVTCSPMVLSYDGVYLWKACVEKAGSFDVDKVREAWKSGLSFEGPNGKVTSQKNMHMTKNVYIGETKADGQFKILKDFKEVYGEPWLKGKFK